In Symphalangus syndactylus isolate Jambi chromosome 15, NHGRI_mSymSyn1-v2.1_pri, whole genome shotgun sequence, the following are encoded in one genomic region:
- the OBI1 gene encoding ORC ubiquitin ligase 1 isoform X2 codes for MLSHTVRKHLRKTRLELLHKEYEDEIDCLQKEVEELKSKNLSLESQIKTILDPLTLVQGNQNEDKHLVTDNPSKINPETVAEWKKKLRTANEIYEKVKDDVDKLKEANKKLKLENGGLVRENLRLKAEVDNRSPQKFGRFAVAALQSKVEQYERETNRLKKALERSDKYIEELESQVAQLKNSSEEKEAVNSICQTALSADGKGSKGSEEDVASKNQGDSARKQPGSSTSSSSHLAKPSSSRLCDTSSARQESTSKAELNCSKNKDLYQEQVEVMLDVTDTSMDTYLEREWGNKPSDCVPYKDEELYDLPAPCTPLSLSCLQLSTPENRESSVVQAGGSKKHSNHLRKLVFDDFCDSSNVSNKDSSEDDTSRSENEKKSECFSSPKTGFWDCCSTSYAQNLDFESSEGNTIANSVGEISSKLSEKSGSCVSKRLNSIRSFEMNRTRTSSEASMDAAYLDKISELDSMMSESDNSKSPCNNGFKSLDLDGLSKSSQGSEFLEEPDKLEEKTELNLSKGSLTNDQLENGSEWKPTSFFLLSPSDQEMNEDFSLHSSSCPVTNEIKPPSCLFQTEFSQGILLSSSHRLFEDQRFGSSLFKMSSEMHSLHNHLQSPWSTSFVPEKRNKNVNQSTKRKIQSSLSNASPSKATKS; via the exons GACGAAATAGATTGTTTACAGAAAGAAGTAGAAGAGCTTAAGAGTAAAAATCTCAGCTTGGAGTCACAGATCAAAACTATTCTGGATCCTTTAACCTTGGTGCAGGGCAACCAAAATGAAGACAAACATCTAGTCACAGATAATCCAAGTAAAATTAACCCAGAAACTGTAGCAGAGTGGAAGAAAAAACTCAGAACAGCTAATGAAATCTATGAAAAAGTGAAAGATGATGTGGATAAGCTAAAGGAG gcaaataaaaaattgaaattggaAAATGGTGGCCTGGTGAGGGAGAATTTACGACTGAAGGCTGAAGTTGATAACAGATCACCTCAAAA GTTTGGAAGGTTTGCAGTTGCTGCTCTTCAGTCCAAAGTAGAACAGTATGAGCGTGAAACCAATCGCCTCAAGAAAGCCCTGGAACGAAGTGATAAGTATATAGAGGAACTAGAATCTCAAGTTGCACAGCTAAAAAATTCAAGTGAGGAGAAGGAAGCTGTGAATTCCATTTGCCAGACAGCACTTTCTGCAGATGGCAAAGGGAGCAAAGGCAGTGAGGAGGATGTGGCATCAAAGAATCAAGGCGATAGTGCCAGAAAGCAGCCTGGCTCATCCACCTCCAGTTCTTCTCACCTAGCAAAGCCTTCCAGCAGCAGACTGTGTGACACCAGTTCTGCGAGGCAGGAAAGTACCAGCAAAGCAGAACTTAACTGTTCTAAGAACAAAGACCTATATCAAGAACAGGTAGAAGTAATGTTAGATGTGACAGATACAAGTATGGATACTTATTTGGAAAGAGAATGGGGGAATAAACCAAGTGATTGTGTACCCTACAAAGATGAAGAACTCTATGATCTTCCAGCTCCTTGTACTCCTTTGTCCCTTAGTTGCCTTCAGCTCAGTACTCCAGAAAATAGAGAGAGCTCTGTGGTCCAAGCAGGAGGTTCCAAAAAGCACTCAAACCATCTGAGAAAGTTGGTGTTTGATGATTTTTGTGATTCTTCAAATGTTTCTAATAAAGATTCTTCAGAAGATGATACAAGtagaagtgaaaatgaaaagaaatcagaATGTTTTTCTTCCCCAAAGACAGGATTTTGGGACTGTTGTTCCACAAGCTATGCCCAAAACTTAGATTTTGAAAGTTCAGAGGGGAACACGATAGCAAATTCTGTTggagaaatatcttcaaaattgAGTGAGAAATCAGGCTCATGTGTATCCAAAAGGTTGAATTCTATTCGCTCTTTTGAAATGAACCGGACAAGAACATCTAGTGAAGCATCGATGGATGCTGCTTACCTTGACAAAATCTCTGAGTTGGATTCAATGATGTCAGAGTCAGACAACAGCAAGAGCCCTTGTAATAACGGTTTTAAGTCACTGGATTTGGATGGGTTATCAAAGTCATCTCAAGGCAGTGAATTTCTTGAGGAACCTGATAAGTTGGAAGAAAAAACTGAGCTAAACCTTTCCAAAGGTTCGCTAACTAATGATCagttagaaaatggaagtgaatggaaacccacttctttttttctcctctctccatctgACCAAGAAATGAATGAAGATTTTTCACTCCATTCAAGTTCTTGTCCAGTAACTAATGAAATCAAACCCCCAAGCTGCTTATTTCAGACAGAGTTTTCCCAGGGCATTTTGTTAAGCAGTTCACATCGACTATTTGAAGATCAAAGGTTTGGGTCATCTTTGTTTAAGATGTCCTCAGAGATGCACAGTCTTCATAACCACCTTCAGTCTCCTTGGTCTACTTCCTTTGTGCCTgaaaagaggaataaaaatgtgaatcaatcaacaaaaagaaaaatccagagcAGCCTTTCCAATGCCAGCCCATCAAAAGCAACTAAAAGTTGA
- the POU4F1 gene encoding POU domain, class 4, transcription factor 1, which translates to MMSMNSKQPHFAMHPTLPEHKYPSLHSSSEAIRRACLPTPPLQSNLFASLDETLLARAEALAAVDIAVSQGKSHPFKPDATYHTMNSVPCTSTSTVPLAHHHHHHHHHQALEPGDLLDHISSPSLALMAGAGGAGAAGGGGGAHDGPGGGGGPGGGGGPGGGGPGGGGGGGGPGGGGGGPGGGLLGGSAHPHTHMHSLGHLSHPAAAAAMNMPSGLPHPGLVAAAAHHGAAAAAAAAAAGQVAAASAAAAVVGAAGLASICDSDTDPRELEAFAERFKQRRIKLGVTQADVGSALANLKIPGVGSLSQSTICRFESLTLSHNNMIALKPILQAWLEEAEGAQREKMNKPELFNGGEKKRKRTSIAAPEKRSLEAYFAVQPRPSSEKIAAIAEKLDLKKNVVRVWFCNQRQKQKRMKFSATY; encoded by the exons ATGATGTCCATGAACAGCAAGCAGCCACACTTTGCCATGCATCCCACCCTCCCTGAGCACAAGTACccgtcgctgcactccagctccgAGGCCATCCGGCGGGCCTGCCTGCCCACGCCGCCG CTGCAGAGCAACCTCTTCGCCAGCCTGGACGAGACGCTGCTGGCGCGGGCCGAGGCGCTGGCGGCCGTGGACATCGCCGTGTCCCAGGGCAAGAGCCATCCTTTCAAGCCGGACGCCACGTACCACACGATGAACAGCGTGCCGTGCACGTCCACTTCCACGGTGCCGCTGgcgcaccaccaccaccaccaccaccaccaccaggcgCTCGAACCCGGCGATCTGCTGGACCACATCTCCTCGCCGTCGCTCGCGCTCATGGCCGGCGCGGGCGGCGCGGgcgcggcgggcggcggcggcggcgcccaCGACGGCCCGGGGGGCGGTGGCGgcccgggcggcggcggcggcccgggcggcggcggccccgggggcggcggcggcggtggcggcccggggggcggcggcggcggcccgggCGGCGGGCTCCTGGGCGGCTCCGCTCACCCTCACACGCATATGCACAGCCTGGGCCACCTGTCGCACCCCGCGGCGGCGGCCGCCATGAACATGCCGTCCGGGCTGCCGCATCCCGGgctggtggcggcggcggcgcacCACGgcgcggcagcggcggcggctgcggcggcggccgggcaggtgGCAGCGGCGTCGGCGGCGGCGGCCGTGGTGGGCGCGGCGGGCCTGGCGTCCATCTGCGACTCGGACACGGACCCGCGCGAGCTCGAGGCGTTCGCCGAGCGCTTCAAGCAGCGGCGCATCAAGCTGGGCGTGACGCAGGCCGACGTGGGCTCGGCGCTGGCCAACCTCAAGATCCCGGGCGTGGGCTCACTCAGCCAGAGCACCATCTGCAGGTTCGAGTCGCTCACGCTCTCGCACAACAACATGATCGCGCTCAAGCCCATCCTGCAGGCGTGGCTCGAGGAGGCCGAGGGCGCCCAGCGCGAGAAAATGAACAAGCCCGAGCTCTTCAACGGCGGCGAGAAGAAGCGCAAGCGGACTTCCATCGCCGCGCCCGAGAAGCGCTCCCTCGAGGCCTACTTCGCCGTGCAGCCCCGGCCCTCGTCCGAGAAGATCGCCGCCATCGCCGAGAAACTGGACCTCAAAAAGAACGTGGTGCGGGTGTGGTTTTGCAACCAGAGACAGAAGCAGAAGCGGATGAAATTCTCTGCCACTTATTGA